In a single window of the Rhodamnia argentea isolate NSW1041297 chromosome 2, ASM2092103v1, whole genome shotgun sequence genome:
- the LOC115757530 gene encoding protein WHAT'S THIS FACTOR 1 homolog, chloroplastic, which translates to MIKLSERSPRYAIRVSDVANRSSPSVPISKSWSLWIQLKQKSSRAGRPKKKIYHRVPELDKVMDLQKKPALILQLKSIIQSHKNQSLLLRDLEKEVGFVQKWNFMAVIERYPSMFHVGGGNRMPPFVSLTERAEKIACGEAKVRTLMEPILVKNLRKLLMLSVDCQIPLEKIEFIGSGLGLPDNFKNTLIPKYPEFFSVKNVNGRDCLRLEHWDSSLAVTAREEKLAREGFLDSNVGQEKVKISKDGNYAGPFAFRMSYPAGFRPNTGYLAAVERWQRLEFPSPYLNARRFEVTDHKARKRVVAVLHELLSLTMEKRMSYSQLDAFHSEYLLPSRLVLCLIKHQGIFYLTNKGARGTVFLKEAFDGSNLLEKCPLLSFNEKFMELCGRRATSSCVTR; encoded by the coding sequence ATGATTAAGCTTTCAGAGAGATCTCCGAGATATGCCATCAGAGTTAGTGATGTTGCAAATAGGTCGTCGCCTTCAGTTCCCATTTCGAAATCGTGGTCCTTGTGGATTCAGTTGAAGCAAAAATCCAGTCGAGCAGGAAGACCCAAGAAGAAAATCTACCATAGAGTCCCGGAACTTGACAAAGTCATGGACTTGCAAAAGAAGCCAGCTTTAATCCTACAGCTCAAATCTATCATCCAATCCCACAAGAACCAATCTCTCCTCCTTAGGGACCTAGAAAAAGAAGTAGGGTTCGTTCAAAAGTGGAACTTTATGGCTGTGATTGAAAGGTACCCTTCAATGTTCCACGTAGGTGGTGGCAATAGAATGCCTCCTTTTGTATCACTCACTGAGAGAGCTGAGAAGATTGCTTGTGGAGAAGCTAAAGTCAGGACGTTAATGGAACccattttggtgaaaaatttgaGGAAGCTGTTAATGTTGTCCGTGGATTGTCAAATCCCGCTCGAGAAGATTGAATTTATAGGGTCTGGACTGGGATTGCCTGATAATTTCAAGAATACTTTGATCCCAAAGTACCCTGAGTTTTTCTCAGTCAAAAATGTCAATGGAAGAGATTGCCTTAGGCTGGAACATTGGGATTCCTCATTGGCTGTTACAGCCCGTGAGGAAAAACTAGCACGTGAAGGTTTTCTGGACTCTAACGTAGGTCAAGAGAAGGTTAAAATATCCAAAGATGGTAATTATGCAGGTCCCTTTGCGTTCAGAATGAGTTATCCTGCTGGTTTTAGACCAAACACAGGTTATCTTGCAGCAGTTGAGAGGTGGCAGAGATTGGAATTTCCTTCACCTTACTTGAACGCGAGAAGATTTGAGGTAACCGATCATAAAGCTCGAAAAAGGGTGGTGGCTGTGCTTCATGAGCTCCTCAGTTTGACTATGGAGAAAAGGATGTCATATTCACAATTGGATGCATTTCACTCGGAGTATCTGTTGCCATCTAGGTTGGTCCTTTGTTTGATCAAGCATCAAGGCATCTTTTACCTTACTAATAAGGGTGCTAGGGGCACGGTGTTCCTTAAAGAAGCCTTTGATGGATCAAATCTATTAGAGAAGTGTCCTTTGCTATCTTTCAATGAGAAGTTTATGGAACTTTGTGGGCGAAGGGCTACGAGTTCATGTGTAACAAGATGA